In Archocentrus centrarchus isolate MPI-CPG fArcCen1 chromosome 21, fArcCen1, whole genome shotgun sequence, the following are encoded in one genomic region:
- the fzd5 gene encoding frizzled-5, translating to MASTERHMLCSPVFPRPLMVLLLLLQCHGFTLGASKDLVCEPITVPMCRGIGYNLTYMPNQFNHDTQEEVGLEVHQFWPLVRIRCSPDLLFFLCSMYTPICLPDYRKPLPPCRSVCERAKRGCSPLMSQYGFEWPERMSCEQLPQLGDETLCMDQNSSETTTLAPPFPKPTPKGRTRPPSPPQCDRECRCREPLIPIKRESHSLYGRVQTGPQLNCAQPCHLPYFSADEHAFTSFWVGLWSVLCFISTLTTVATFLIDMERFKYPERPIIFLAACYLFVSLGYIIRLVAGHERVACGASSIGGDHLHVLYDTNGPALCTLVFLLVYFFGMASSIWWVVLSFTWFLAAGMKWGSEAIAGYSQYFHLAAWLIPSIKTIVVLALSSVDGDPVAGICYVGNQSLENLRGFVLAPLVVYLFTGSLFLLAGFISLFRIRSIIKQGGTKTDKLERLMIRIGLFTVLYTVPATIVVACLVYEQHYRPGWEQALACFCPSERQRLGLGPDYAVFMLKYFMCLVVGITSGVWIWSGKTLESWRRFVARCCPCWPQKATAPPSMYSEASTALTGHTGTGLTSGIYHKAAPPHI from the coding sequence ATGGCGTCTACAGAGAGACACATGCTGTGCAGCCCGGTGTTTCCACGGCCCCTCATGgtgttactgctgctgctccagTGCCATGGTTTCACATTAGGTGCTTCCAAGGATCTGGTGTGTGAGCCTATAACTGTGCCCATGTGTAGGGGCATTGGTTACAACCTGACCTACATGCCCAATCAGTTTAACCATGACACCCAGGAGGAGGTGGGGCTGGAGGTCCACCAGTTCTGGCCTCTGGTCCGGATCCGCTGCTCTCCAGACCTGCTCTTCTTCTTGTGCAGCATGTACACGCCAATCTGCCTGCCGGACTACCGCAAGCCGCTCCCACCCTGCCGCTCTGTGTGTGAACGGGCCAAACGGGGCTGCTCGCCTCTCATGAGTCAGTATGGCTTTGAGTGGCCTGAGAGGATGAGCTGCGAGCAGCTTCCCCAGCTGGGGGACGAGACCTTGTGCATGGACCAGAATAGCAGCGAGACCACTACCCTGGCCCCCCCCTTCCCCAAGCCCACCCCTAAAGGCAGGACCAGACCACCGAGCCCCCCACAGTGTGACAGGGAGTGCCGCTGCAGAGAACCCCTGATCCCCATCAAGAGGGAGTCGCACAGTCTTTATGGCCGGGTCCAGACCGGCCCCCAGCTCAACTGCGCCCAGCCCTGTCACCTGCCCTACTTCTCAGCAGATGAACACGCCTTTACTAGCTTCTGGGTGGGACTCTGGTCGGTGCTGTGCTTCATCTCCACCTTGACCACCGTCGCCACCTTTCTCATTGACATGGAGCGCTTCAAGTACCCAGAGAGGCCCATCATCTTCCTGGCTGCCTGCTACCTCTTTGTCTCCTTGGGTTACATCATCCGCCTGGTGGCAGGTCACGAGCGAGTGGCCTGTGGCGCCAGCAGCATTGGTGGCGACCACCTGCACGTCCTCTATGACACAAACGGCCCCGCTCTCTGCACCCTCGTTTTCTTGTTGGTGTACTTCTTTGGCATGGCCAGCTCCATCTGGTGGGTGGTGCTGTCCTTCACCTGGTTTCTGGCTGCAGGGATGAAGTGGGGCAGCGAGGCCATCGCTGGATATTCGCAGTATTTCCACCTCGCCGCTTGGCTCATCCCCAGCATCAAGACCATTGTGGTCCTGGCTCTCAGCTCTGTGGATGGGGACCCTGTGGCTGGAATCTGCTACGTGGGAAACCAGAGTCTGGAGAATCTGAGGGGATTTGTACTCGCACCTCTTGTGGTCTACCTCTTCACTGGCTCGCTTTTCTTACTTGCTGGCTTTATTTCTCTATTCCGCATCAGGAGCATCATCAAGCAAGGTGGCACCAAGACGGACAAACTGGAGCGGCTGATGATTCGCATCGGGCTCTTTACAGTGCTGTACACTGTCCCTGCCACTATTGTGGTGGCCTGCCTCGTATATGAGCAGCACTACCGGCCCGGCTGGGAGCAAGCCTTGGCCTGCTTCTGTCCATCCGAGCGCCAGCGATTGGGACTGGGCCCAGACTATGCTGTCTTCATGCTCAAATATTTCATGTGCTTAGTGGTGGGCATCACCTCAGGAGTCTGGATTTGGTCAGGAAAAACTTTGGAGTCCTGGAGAAGGTTTGTGGCTCGATGCTGCCCCTGTTGGCCACAGAAAGCCACCGCTCCACCGTCCATGTACAGTGAGGCCAGTACGGCGTTAACTGGACACACTGGAACTGGGCTGACATCAGGGATCTACCATAAAGCTGCTCCGCCTCATATATGA
- the ccnyl1 gene encoding cyclin-Y-like protein 1 isoform X1 gives MGNTVSCCVSPESSPKLPSRLPAERLEEFQTSTEVSDDNTVPYLQHISDREVPDELALESNPSDHARASTIFLSKSQTDVRDKRKSNHINHVGHVSPGPLSKKYSSCSTIFIDDSTVSQPNLKSTIKCVTLAIYYHIKNRDSDRSLDIFDEKLHPLSREPVPDDYAYVDPEHKLIYRFVRTLFSAAQLTAECAIVTLVYLERLLTYAELDICPANWKRIVLGAILLASKVWDDQAVWNVDYCQILKDITVEDMNEMERHFLELLQFNINVPASVYAKYYFDLRQLADDNNLSFPLEPLNNQRAQKLEAISRLCEDKYKDLSRAAMRRSLSADNLIGIRHSNAVLS, from the exons ATGGGGAATACGGTGTCATGCTGTGTGTCTCCCGAGTCGAGCCCCAAACTACCGTCGAGACTGCCGGCAGAGCGGCTGGAGGAGTTCCAGACCAGCACCGAAGTGAGCGACGACAACACTGTACCCTACCTGCAGCACATAAGCGACAGAGAGGTCCCTGACG aGCTGGCCTTGGAGTCTAATCCATCGGACCACGCCCGTGCAAGCACCATCTTCCTTAGCAAGTCCCAGACAGATG TACGAGACAAGAGGAAAAGTAACCACATAAACCATGTCGGTCAT GTATCTCCTGGTCCACTGTCAAAGAAATACAGCTCCTGTTCAACCATCTTCATAGACGACAGCACCGTGAGCCAGCCAAACCTCAAAAGCACAATCAAATG tgtcACTTTAGCAATATACTACCACATCAAAAACAG GGACTCAGACAGGTCACTGGACATCTTTGATGAGAAGTTGCACCCCTTGTCG AGAGAGCCAGTGCCTGATGACTACGCATATGTAGACCCAGAACACAAACTGATCTACCGCTTTGTCAGAACGCTCTTCAGTGCTGCACAGCTCACTGCAGAATGTGCCATCGTCACACTT GTATACTTGGAGCGCTTGCTGACCTACGCTGAGCTGGATATCTGCCCTGCCAACTGGAAGCGCATTGTCCTGGGAGCCATCTTGTTGGCTTCTAAAGTCTGGGATGACCAAGCTGTGTGGAATGTCGACTACTGCCAGATCCTAAaagacatcactgtggaggacat GAATGAGATGGAGCGACACTTCCTGGAACTTCTGCAGTTTAACATCAACGTGCCAGCCAGCGTCTATGCCAAGTACTACTTTGACCTGCGACAGCTGGCTGACGACAACAACCTCAGCTTCCCTCTGGAGCCCCTCAACAACCAGCGTGCCCAGAAACTAGAG GCCATTTCCAGACTATGTGAAGACAAGTACAAGGACCTGAGTCGGGCGGCGATGAGACGATCTCTCAGCGCCGACAACCTGATAGGTATACGACACTCCAATGCTGTGCTCTCATAG
- the ccnyl1 gene encoding cyclin-Y-like protein 1 isoform X2, translating to MGNTVSCCVSPESSPKLPSRLPAERLEEFQTSTEVSDDNTVPYLQHISDREVPDELALESNPSDHARASTIFLSKSQTDVRDKRKSNHINHVGHVSPGPLSKKYSSCSTIFIDDSTVSQPNLKSTIKCVTLAIYYHIKNRDSDRSLDIFDEKLHPLSREPVPDDYAYVDPEHKLIYRFVRTLFSAAQLTAECAIVTLVYLERLLTYAELDICPANWKRIVLGAILLASKVWDDQAVWNVDYCQILKDITVEDMNEMERHFLELLQFNINVPASVYAKYYFDLRQLADDNNLSFPLEPLNNQRAQKLEAISRLCEDKYKDLSRAAMRRSLSADNLIGPSLLRERI from the exons ATGGGGAATACGGTGTCATGCTGTGTGTCTCCCGAGTCGAGCCCCAAACTACCGTCGAGACTGCCGGCAGAGCGGCTGGAGGAGTTCCAGACCAGCACCGAAGTGAGCGACGACAACACTGTACCCTACCTGCAGCACATAAGCGACAGAGAGGTCCCTGACG aGCTGGCCTTGGAGTCTAATCCATCGGACCACGCCCGTGCAAGCACCATCTTCCTTAGCAAGTCCCAGACAGATG TACGAGACAAGAGGAAAAGTAACCACATAAACCATGTCGGTCAT GTATCTCCTGGTCCACTGTCAAAGAAATACAGCTCCTGTTCAACCATCTTCATAGACGACAGCACCGTGAGCCAGCCAAACCTCAAAAGCACAATCAAATG tgtcACTTTAGCAATATACTACCACATCAAAAACAG GGACTCAGACAGGTCACTGGACATCTTTGATGAGAAGTTGCACCCCTTGTCG AGAGAGCCAGTGCCTGATGACTACGCATATGTAGACCCAGAACACAAACTGATCTACCGCTTTGTCAGAACGCTCTTCAGTGCTGCACAGCTCACTGCAGAATGTGCCATCGTCACACTT GTATACTTGGAGCGCTTGCTGACCTACGCTGAGCTGGATATCTGCCCTGCCAACTGGAAGCGCATTGTCCTGGGAGCCATCTTGTTGGCTTCTAAAGTCTGGGATGACCAAGCTGTGTGGAATGTCGACTACTGCCAGATCCTAAaagacatcactgtggaggacat GAATGAGATGGAGCGACACTTCCTGGAACTTCTGCAGTTTAACATCAACGTGCCAGCCAGCGTCTATGCCAAGTACTACTTTGACCTGCGACAGCTGGCTGACGACAACAACCTCAGCTTCCCTCTGGAGCCCCTCAACAACCAGCGTGCCCAGAAACTAGAG GCCATTTCCAGACTATGTGAAGACAAGTACAAGGACCTGAGTCGGGCGGCGATGAGACGATCTCTCAGCGCCGACAACCTGATAG GTCCATCACTTCTGAGAGAACGCATTTAG